The proteins below are encoded in one region of Saccopteryx leptura isolate mSacLep1 chromosome 1, mSacLep1_pri_phased_curated, whole genome shotgun sequence:
- the LOC136397418 gene encoding protein FAM200C-like produces MAKRRKDEEYRSFQQEWTEEFGFVERAGSAVCLICNGKIASMKRSNIKRHFDTRHTTFALKYPAGDIRKKACQELLCRVQANQQQLHVWTQPGDWNSASFAGALATVRNRKPFTDREYARTFMIDVASELFDDFSDKEKIMKRIQDMPLSARTVHDHTIMMANQIEATQVKDINAAPFFSLALVESADISHLSQFSVIARYAVGDTLREESLGVLPMKETTRGEDLFKSFTEFAKEKNLPMDKLISVCTDGAPCMVGKNRGFVALLCEHEKRPILSFHCILHQEVLYAQMCGKQLGEVMSLVIRVVNFIVARALNDRQFKTLLDEVGNNYPGLLLHSNVRWLSRGKVLSCFAACLSEIRTFLEMKDVKHPELANTEWLLKFYYLVDMTEHLNQLNVKMQGVGNTVLSLQQAVFAFENRLELFIADIETGRLLHFEKLGEFKDACTASDPAQHLDLQQLAGFTSNLLQSFKARFGEFRERTHLFKFITHPHECAVDSADLSYIPGVSVRDFELQVADLKASDMWVNKFKSLNEDLERLARQQAELVSKHKWGEMKKLQPVDQLIVKTWNTLPVTYHTLQRVSIAVLTMFGSMYACEQSFSYLKNVKTNQ; encoded by the coding sequence atggctaaaagaagaaaagatgaggagtatcgttcttttcagcaggaatggacagaggaattcggctttgtggagagagcaggttctgcagtgtgtctaatatgcaatggtaaaattgcatcaatgaaacggtcaaatataaagcggcacttcgacacacgccatactacatttgcattgaaatatccagcaggggacatcaggaagaaagcatgtcaagagctactttgcagagtgcaagctaatcagcagcaactccatgtttggacccaaccaggtgactggaattcagctagctttgctggtgctttagcaactgtgagaaacagaaagccattcacagataggGAGTATGCCAGAACATTCATgattgatgttgccagtgaactttttgatgacttttcggataaagaaaagataatgaaacGAATacaagacatgcctctgtcggcaaggactgttcacgatcataccatcatgatggcaaatcaaattgaggcaacacaagtgaaggacataaatgcagcaccattcttttctctcgctttggttGAGTCAGcggacataagccatttatcccagttcagcgtgattgcaaggtatgctgtcggtgacacactacgtgaggaaagtcttggtgttttgcctatgaaagagacaacaagaggggaggacttattcaagtctttcactgagtttgctaaagaaaaaaatctaccgatggataaacttatttcggtgtgtactgatggtgctccgtgcatggtggggaaaaacagaggatttgtagcgcttctttgtgaacatgaaaagagacctatcctaagttttcactgcatcctacatcaggaggtgctttatgctcagatgtgtggcaagcagcttggtgaggtgatgtcgctggtcattcgggtggtcaactttattgttgcccgagctttaaatgatcgccagtttaaaacactactggatgaagttgggaataattatcctggtctgcttctgcacagcaatgtgcgttggttgtcaagagggaaggtgctcagctgtttcgcggcttgtctgagcgaaatccggacttttcttgaaatgaaagacgtcaagcatcctgagttagctaacactgagtggctcctgaagttctactatctcgtggacatgactgaacatctgaaccagctcaatgtgaaaatgcaaggcgttggaaatacagtcttatcccttcaacaagcagtgtttgcatttgaaaacaggctggaactcttcattgccgacattgaaacaggtcgtttactacactttgaaaaactgggagagtttaaagatgcatgcacagcaagtgaccctgctcaacatcttgatctccagcagctagcgggcttcacatctaatctcctgcagtcattcaaagcgcgctttggagaatttcgtgagcgcactcatctttttaagttcatcacccatccacacgagtgtgcagtggacagcgccgacctgagttacatccccggtgtctctgtcagagattttgagctacaagttgctgacctgaaggcctcagacatgtgggtgaataagttcaagtcactgaatgaagatttggaaagacttgcacgacagcaagcagagttggtgagcaaacacaagtggggagaaatgaaaaaacttcaacccgtggaccagctgattgtcaaaacttggaacacacttcccgtcacataccacacactgcagcgtgtgagcattgctgtactgacaatgtttggctctatgtatgcatgtgagcagtctttctcatatctaaagaacgttaagaccaaccaatga